The following proteins are co-located in the Planococcus plakortidis genome:
- a CDS encoding SDR family NAD(P)-dependent oxidoreductase: MFTNKTIVVTGAAQGIGETVAQYFQKEGANVIGLDIEEVKIDGVEYRQCDVGSFSEVERVFSEIHKAHGSIHVLINNAGVSEFTPLWELTEEDWDRVLNTNLKSVFICSREAARYMDEDIRSIVNMSSTRAFMSEQGTESYSASKGGIFALSHSLAASLHPKGIRVNSIAPGWIHTGDAEELRKVDHEQHWSGRVGTTDDIARACLFLSNPDNSFITGECLTIDGGMTRKMIYEH, translated from the coding sequence ATGTTTACAAATAAAACGATTGTAGTGACAGGTGCCGCACAAGGTATCGGGGAAACCGTAGCACAATATTTTCAAAAAGAAGGCGCAAACGTCATCGGCTTGGATATTGAAGAGGTCAAGATCGACGGTGTGGAATACCGCCAATGTGATGTAGGGAGCTTTTCGGAAGTCGAACGCGTCTTTTCTGAAATCCATAAAGCCCATGGCAGCATCCATGTGCTGATTAACAACGCCGGAGTTTCAGAGTTCACGCCACTTTGGGAATTGACCGAAGAAGATTGGGACCGCGTGCTCAATACAAACTTGAAGAGCGTCTTTATCTGCAGCCGTGAAGCTGCCCGTTATATGGACGAGGACATCCGGTCGATCGTCAATATGTCCTCGACAAGAGCGTTCATGTCAGAACAGGGGACGGAAAGCTACTCCGCTTCCAAGGGCGGGATTTTTGCGCTCAGCCACTCACTTGCCGCAAGCCTCCACCCAAAAGGCATACGCGTCAACTCGATCGCTCCCGGCTGGATCCACACAGGAGATGCAGAAGAATTGCGCAAAGTTGACCACGAACAGCATTGGAGCGGGCGCGTAGGCACTACGGACGATATTGCCAGAGCATGCCTATTCTTGTCGAATCCGGATAATTCGTTTATCACTGGGGAGTGTTTGACGATTGACGGCGGCATGACGCGCAAAATGATCTATGAACATTAA
- a CDS encoding DegV family protein produces the protein MKTAIVTDSTAYIPKQQAADKGIHVVPLQITFGNESYAETELDTLEFYEKARTELPKTSQPPVGEFVSLYEKLSRQYDEVVAIHLSSGISGTMAGSKQAGDMTEGVDVHVFDSEIACAVQGFYALKAADLAGQGMDASGILEELEEMKKTLRAYFMVEDLRHLQRGGRLSGAQALVGSMLQIKPLLHFQDKLIVPYEKIRTRKKAMNRIAEELKKDCGKGPLQATVIHANRLEEAEKWKAELELTCPDVEFTISHFGPVIGTHLGEGAMGLGWAKK, from the coding sequence ATGAAAACAGCAATAGTGACTGACAGTACAGCATATATCCCGAAGCAGCAAGCAGCAGATAAAGGCATACACGTAGTGCCTTTGCAGATTACATTCGGCAATGAGTCCTACGCAGAAACCGAATTGGATACTTTGGAATTTTACGAGAAAGCGCGGACAGAACTCCCGAAAACCTCTCAGCCGCCTGTCGGTGAGTTCGTTTCGTTATACGAGAAACTTTCTCGGCAATACGATGAAGTGGTGGCGATCCACCTGTCGAGCGGCATCAGCGGGACGATGGCCGGGTCGAAGCAGGCAGGGGACATGACCGAGGGCGTGGATGTCCATGTATTCGATTCTGAAATCGCTTGCGCCGTTCAAGGCTTCTATGCGTTAAAAGCGGCGGACCTTGCAGGGCAGGGCATGGATGCAAGCGGGATTCTCGAAGAGCTAGAAGAAATGAAAAAGACATTGCGCGCTTATTTCATGGTAGAGGACCTCCGCCACCTGCAGCGCGGCGGACGGTTGTCAGGGGCGCAGGCTTTGGTCGGCAGCATGCTCCAGATCAAACCGCTGCTTCATTTTCAGGACAAGCTGATTGTCCCGTATGAAAAGATCCGCACGCGGAAAAAAGCGATGAACCGCATTGCGGAAGAATTGAAAAAAGACTGCGGCAAAGGCCCGCTTCAAGCAACGGTCATTCATGCCAACCGGCTGGAAGAAGCGGAAAAATGGAAAGCGGAGCTTGAACTTACCTGCCCGGATGTGGAATTCACGATTTCCCATTTCGGTCCGGTCATTGGCACGCATTTAGGAGAAGGCGCGATGGGCCTTGGCTGGGCAAAGAAATGA
- a CDS encoding ComF family protein: MNCCLCDQALRFVPSWRGIFLYEPMEVACQPCRKEFSKITEHGCRICSKEGETICPDCRYWEENGYRELIQSGTSLYRYNDAMKDWFHQYKFLKDVLLAQVFAKDLREVLKNERGVVVPIPLNEEKLRERSFSQVDELLLAAGIPYSHLLEKCGETLGEKTRQERMATKQLFRLNGRVVPKQLVLVDDLYTTGTTMRQAAKTLQEAGAESIRILTLIRA; encoded by the coding sequence ATGAACTGTTGTCTATGTGACCAGGCATTGCGTTTTGTGCCCTCATGGCGCGGCATCTTCCTCTACGAACCAATGGAAGTCGCATGCCAGCCGTGCCGGAAAGAATTTTCGAAGATCACCGAACACGGTTGCCGAATTTGCAGCAAGGAAGGCGAAACGATATGCCCTGATTGCCGTTATTGGGAAGAGAACGGCTATCGTGAACTCATCCAATCGGGAACAAGTCTTTACCGCTACAACGATGCCATGAAAGACTGGTTCCACCAGTACAAGTTTTTGAAGGATGTCTTATTGGCTCAAGTGTTTGCCAAAGATTTACGGGAAGTTTTGAAGAATGAGCGGGGAGTGGTGGTGCCGATTCCGCTGAATGAAGAAAAGCTCCGCGAACGGAGCTTTTCGCAAGTGGACGAATTGCTATTGGCGGCGGGGATTCCATACAGTCATCTGCTGGAGAAATGCGGTGAAACTTTGGGGGAGAAAACCCGCCAGGAACGGATGGCGACAAAGCAGTTGTTTCGATTGAACGGGAGAGTGGTCCCGAAGCAGCTGGTGCTGGTGGATGATCTCTATACCACAGGCACCACCATGCGGCAGGCAGCAAAAACTTTGCAGGAAGCGGGCGCAGAGTCGATCCGCATACTCACTTTGATTCGCGCGTAA
- a CDS encoding response regulator transcription factor — protein sequence MTKIIIIDDHQLFREGVKRILDFEESFEVVAEGGDGEEVIKLYEEHQPDVVLMDINMPQKNGVEATGELIERFPDAKVIMLSIHDDESYVTHALKTGALGYMLKEMDADAIIQAIKVVAKGGSYLHPKVTRNLVMEFRRLSERENKGSFHQTEIRRPYHLLTKRESEVLQLLTDGQSNRVIGETLFISEKTVKNHVSSILQKMQVNDRTQAVVTAIKNGWVEVR from the coding sequence ATGACAAAAATTATTATTATCGATGACCACCAATTGTTCCGGGAAGGCGTTAAGCGCATCCTGGACTTTGAAGAATCGTTTGAAGTGGTCGCAGAAGGCGGCGACGGCGAGGAAGTCATCAAACTATACGAAGAGCACCAGCCAGATGTGGTGTTGATGGATATCAACATGCCGCAAAAAAACGGCGTCGAAGCAACGGGTGAACTAATCGAAAGATTCCCGGACGCTAAAGTCATTATGCTGTCCATTCACGACGATGAATCGTATGTGACGCATGCCCTTAAAACAGGCGCGCTTGGCTATATGCTGAAGGAAATGGATGCAGACGCCATCATCCAGGCCATTAAAGTGGTCGCAAAAGGTGGGTCTTACCTGCATCCGAAAGTGACGCGCAATCTGGTGATGGAATTCCGCCGCTTGAGCGAACGTGAAAACAAGGGATCTTTCCATCAAACGGAAATCCGCCGGCCTTACCATTTGTTGACAAAACGCGAAAGCGAAGTTTTACAGCTGTTGACGGATGGGCAAAGCAACCGCGTGATCGGTGAAACTTTGTTCATCTCTGAAAAAACAGTGAAAAACCATGTGTCGAGCATTCTGCAAAAAATGCAGGTCAATGACCGTACCCAAGCAGTGGTCACAGCCATTAAGAACGGTTGGGTGGAAGTACGTTAA
- the hpf gene encoding ribosome hibernation-promoting factor, HPF/YfiA family, which yields MLQFNIRGENIEVTPAIREHIEKKVEKIERYFTDGANATAMVNLKTYNHNQTKVEVTIPMKNLTLRAEERHDDLYAAIDLIVSKLERQIRKYKTKVNRKFRDREGMGLAFAAAESEAQNNGAAETDEEEDLKIVRTKQFDLKPMDEEEAVLQMNMLGHSFFVFTDAESNGTNIVYKRKDGSYGLIETTS from the coding sequence ATGCTGCAATTCAACATCAGAGGCGAGAATATTGAGGTAACTCCCGCAATTCGCGAACATATCGAGAAGAAGGTAGAGAAAATCGAACGCTACTTCACCGATGGGGCGAATGCAACAGCAATGGTGAATCTGAAAACGTACAACCATAACCAAACAAAAGTGGAAGTCACAATTCCGATGAAAAACCTAACACTGCGTGCTGAAGAACGGCACGATGATCTCTATGCAGCGATCGATTTGATCGTTTCAAAACTGGAGCGTCAAATCCGCAAGTATAAAACGAAAGTCAACCGCAAATTCCGTGACCGCGAAGGGATGGGCCTAGCCTTTGCAGCAGCAGAGAGCGAAGCGCAGAATAATGGCGCGGCAGAAACGGATGAAGAGGAAGATTTGAAAATCGTGCGTACAAAGCAATTCGACTTGAAACCGATGGATGAGGAAGAGGCAGTCCTGCAGATGAATATGCTTGGGCACAGCTTCTTCGTCTTCACCGACGCGGAGTCGAACGGCACGAATATCGTCTACAAACGGAAAGACGGTTCGTACGGGCTGATCGAGACAACTTCATAA
- a CDS encoding PolC-type DNA polymerase III, translated as MEKWEAERLLNQKMQDTRTYPKRRTATRAKKYNLTMEPAENYIVLDFETTGLRAGDDKIIQIGAVKYIGHQQQDTMYLLINPERPISSTITRITGIRNGDVQDAPVIEEIAPQLIDFIGDLPIVAHNAPFDMGFLYALEHITPVPPYQVIDTVRLARKFITETPNHKLTTLSAYLELEHNAHDALGDCLVTASIYQFCIGRM; from the coding sequence TTGGAAAAATGGGAGGCAGAGCGTTTGCTCAACCAGAAAATGCAGGACACACGGACGTACCCGAAAAGAAGAACCGCCACACGAGCGAAAAAATACAATTTGACGATGGAGCCGGCAGAAAACTATATCGTACTGGATTTTGAAACGACCGGCTTGCGTGCAGGCGATGATAAAATCATCCAAATCGGTGCCGTTAAGTATATCGGGCATCAACAGCAGGACACGATGTACTTGTTGATCAATCCGGAACGGCCGATTTCGAGCACGATCACGCGTATTACAGGCATCCGCAACGGAGATGTCCAGGATGCGCCGGTCATCGAGGAAATCGCTCCCCAGTTGATCGACTTTATCGGCGATTTGCCGATTGTCGCCCATAATGCGCCATTCGATATGGGATTCCTTTATGCACTTGAGCACATCACGCCGGTGCCGCCTTACCAAGTCATCGACACGGTCAGGCTGGCACGCAAATTCATCACCGAAACGCCGAACCATAAGCTGACCACTTTATCCGCTTATCTCGAGCTCGAGCACAATGCGCACGATGCGCTCGGCGATTGCCTGGTCACCGCATCGATCTATCAGTTCTGCATCGGACGCATGTAA
- a CDS encoding sensor histidine kinase, protein MAKKNDGTSLDSIFDELVAKMDQSKQDIFAISEESRHSYEEMKDELENVRANISRIIAEGDALEERTRSARRRLAELSGSFESFTESQVREAFELANELQVQLSLNRAEEKKFRQKRDRLQRKLQKLLQTIERAERLVNQINVATNYLSSDLEDFGDAVDKSRSKQDYSLRIIEAQEEERKRLSREIHDGPAQMMANVLLRSDLIEKTYREKGADKAFKEISSLKDMVRQALTEVRRIIYDLRPMALDDLGLVPTLKKYLETIEEYNRGVRLFFHSNGNEVRLPNNFETSIFRLVQEAVSNAIRHGKSTDIEVKMEWLAEQVSIIIKDNGSGFDQEIVKDQSFGLTGMRERIELIGGEFFINSTLGEGTVLMFHIPLKAGM, encoded by the coding sequence ATGGCAAAGAAAAATGATGGAACTTCATTAGATTCCATCTTTGACGAGCTGGTCGCAAAGATGGACCAGTCGAAACAGGATATTTTCGCCATTAGCGAAGAAAGTCGCCACAGCTATGAAGAGATGAAAGACGAACTGGAGAACGTCAGGGCAAACATCAGCCGCATCATCGCGGAAGGCGACGCGCTTGAAGAGCGGACCCGTTCGGCGCGGAGAAGGCTCGCGGAATTATCAGGTTCATTCGAGTCTTTCACTGAAAGCCAGGTACGTGAAGCTTTTGAGCTGGCCAACGAACTGCAAGTCCAATTATCTTTGAACCGCGCCGAGGAAAAGAAGTTCCGGCAAAAGCGGGACCGGCTCCAGCGAAAACTCCAAAAGCTTCTCCAGACGATTGAAAGGGCAGAGCGGCTGGTCAATCAAATCAATGTGGCCACCAATTATTTGTCATCGGATCTGGAAGATTTCGGGGATGCGGTCGACAAGTCAAGAAGCAAGCAGGATTACAGCTTAAGAATCATCGAAGCCCAGGAAGAAGAACGCAAGCGGCTGTCGCGCGAGATCCATGATGGGCCTGCGCAGATGATGGCGAACGTCCTGTTGCGCTCGGATTTAATCGAGAAAACTTACCGCGAAAAAGGTGCGGATAAAGCCTTCAAGGAAATTTCTTCGTTAAAGGATATGGTACGGCAAGCGCTCACGGAAGTCAGGCGCATCATCTATGATTTGCGTCCAATGGCGCTTGACGATCTCGGACTTGTGCCGACCTTGAAAAAGTATCTGGAGACGATTGAAGAATACAATCGCGGCGTCCGGCTGTTTTTCCATTCCAATGGAAACGAGGTCCGGCTACCGAATAATTTTGAGACTTCCATTTTCCGGCTTGTGCAGGAAGCGGTCTCGAACGCAATCCGCCACGGCAAATCGACAGATATTGAAGTCAAGATGGAGTGGCTCGCCGAACAAGTGTCCATTATCATCAAAGACAATGGATCCGGCTTTGACCAGGAAATCGTCAAGGACCAGTCATTCGGCCTCACCGGAATGAGGGAGCGGATTGAATTGATCGGCGGGGAGTTCTTCATCAACTCCACACTCGGCGAAGGAACAGTGTTAATGTTTCATATCCCGCTGAAGGCGGGTATGTAA
- a CDS encoding YigZ family protein: MRENYITVGSSASAEILINKSRFIGHAARAESEEEALAFIDSVKAQHRQATHNCSAYLIGEHDSIQKANDDGEPSGTAGVPMLEVLKKQGLKDTVLVVTRYYGGIKLGGGGLIRAYGKSASEAIAASGVVERRLHHLMKVSIDYTWLGKIENEFRQSDYPLAGIDYSDVVVLSIHVPVEKHRQFIDWVNELTNGQAEIESADTEFLEFPHA; this comes from the coding sequence ATGCGAGAAAATTACATAACAGTAGGTTCTTCTGCCAGTGCAGAAATACTCATAAATAAGTCACGTTTCATCGGCCATGCCGCGAGAGCCGAGAGCGAAGAAGAAGCGCTGGCATTCATCGATTCGGTCAAGGCGCAACATCGCCAGGCTACCCACAATTGTTCAGCTTACCTCATCGGTGAACACGATTCGATACAAAAAGCGAACGATGACGGGGAACCAAGCGGAACGGCTGGCGTCCCTATGCTGGAAGTGCTGAAAAAACAAGGATTGAAAGATACCGTGCTGGTCGTGACGCGCTATTATGGCGGCATCAAATTGGGAGGCGGCGGTTTGATCAGGGCTTACGGAAAATCCGCTTCGGAAGCGATCGCCGCATCAGGCGTAGTGGAGCGCCGTTTGCATCATTTGATGAAGGTCTCCATCGACTATACTTGGCTTGGCAAAATCGAGAACGAATTCCGCCAATCGGATTACCCCCTGGCAGGTATCGATTATTCCGATGTAGTGGTGCTCTCCATCCACGTGCCTGTCGAAAAACACCGCCAATTTATCGACTGGGTCAATGAACTGACAAATGGGCAAGCCGAAATCGAATCGGCGGATACCGAATTCCTCGAATTCCCCCACGCTTAG
- a CDS encoding DEAD/DEAH box helicase, with product MQAIEAFLTGRIWIKQFIPFPQELIQQAIDQGNAIVVNGISADGECTRCHETSTEYVIPFPCATCGKVCSYCRRCIKMGRISSCTELVLWQTPAAANAGPRAFGWAGNLTPLQENASKAISKSIRKREDHLLYAVCGAGKTEILFSPIHEALQKGLRICVAAPRTDVILELSPRFKQAFPDATIHTLYGESPEQSGYAEIILATTHQLYRFHEAFDLLFVDEADAFPYSLDPSLERAVKKAGKPSAPVIYISATPSKTLQNRISAQSTIFKRYHGAPLPVPAYRALWNYERQIRKEKVPAALKYWIEDKLQKQQPFLLFFPSVQLIEQASPLLQKIDPTIAAVHSKDPQRKEKVMQLREGALSGLATSTILERGITIPHLQVAVIGADHRVFDRAALIQIAGRVGRSTKDPGGEVIFFHNGITRQMDAARHEILFYNKEGRA from the coding sequence ATGCAAGCAATCGAAGCATTTCTGACAGGGCGGATATGGATTAAGCAATTCATCCCGTTCCCGCAAGAACTCATCCAACAAGCCATCGATCAAGGCAATGCAATTGTCGTCAACGGCATATCGGCTGATGGCGAGTGCACAAGGTGCCACGAGACATCAACGGAGTATGTCATCCCGTTCCCGTGCGCGACATGCGGTAAAGTGTGCAGCTATTGCAGAAGGTGCATCAAGATGGGGCGCATCAGCAGCTGCACGGAATTGGTTTTATGGCAAACGCCAGCTGCAGCGAATGCCGGCCCCCGTGCCTTTGGATGGGCCGGCAATCTGACGCCGTTGCAGGAAAACGCATCAAAAGCCATTTCTAAAAGCATCCGCAAGCGAGAGGACCACCTGCTTTATGCAGTCTGTGGTGCCGGCAAGACGGAAATTCTATTTTCCCCGATCCACGAGGCGCTGCAAAAAGGATTGCGCATTTGCGTAGCTGCACCGCGCACCGATGTCATACTCGAACTCTCCCCCAGATTCAAGCAGGCATTCCCAGATGCCACCATCCACACGCTCTACGGAGAAAGCCCCGAACAAAGCGGCTACGCAGAAATCATCCTAGCCACCACCCATCAATTGTATCGATTCCACGAAGCTTTTGATTTATTATTCGTCGATGAAGCGGATGCATTTCCGTATTCACTTGACCCATCGCTCGAACGGGCGGTGAAAAAAGCCGGTAAGCCATCCGCTCCTGTCATCTACATTTCCGCCACCCCATCCAAAACTCTCCAAAACCGCATTTCCGCACAATCTACGATATTCAAGCGTTACCATGGAGCGCCACTGCCAGTTCCTGCGTACCGGGCACTATGGAATTATGAACGCCAGATCCGAAAAGAAAAGGTCCCTGCTGCATTGAAATATTGGATAGAAGACAAGTTGCAGAAACAACAGCCGTTCCTATTATTCTTCCCATCCGTCCAATTGATTGAGCAAGCAAGCCCCTTACTGCAAAAAATCGATCCGACAATCGCCGCGGTTCATTCCAAAGACCCCCAGCGCAAAGAAAAAGTGATGCAATTGAGGGAAGGCGCTTTATCAGGCCTTGCCACGTCGACCATATTGGAACGCGGCATCACGATTCCCCATTTGCAAGTCGCAGTCATCGGCGCCGACCACCGGGTATTCGACCGGGCAGCGCTTATCCAAATAGCAGGGAGAGTCGGAAGAAGCACAAAAGATCCTGGCGGGGAGGTCATCTTTTTCCATAATGGCATTACCCGCCAAATGGACGCGGCAAGACACGAGATCCTCTTCTATAATAAGGAGGGAAGGGCATGA
- a CDS encoding DUF4440 domain-containing protein, which produces MKKWIMATGLMLTLAGCSGEDESPVNGNTAEDGNATNENNAVEHGITDQEVGFTLDDEGDVIAADVPEAEKQELLGAYEEYIAAFNAEDMDRYMATIAENPDGFDREEDQQALSEAFENYDTTYTTSDETIVKYEEDRAEVFATIDVEMNEAGTEQGMQQSGRQVVVFKKEQGDWKVTSLHFIGNQ; this is translated from the coding sequence ATGAAAAAATGGATAATGGCAACTGGGCTCATGCTAACGCTCGCAGGCTGCTCGGGCGAGGACGAGTCGCCGGTCAATGGCAACACGGCAGAAGACGGCAATGCCACCAACGAGAATAATGCGGTTGAACACGGCATCACAGACCAAGAAGTAGGGTTTACATTGGATGATGAGGGAGATGTCATCGCAGCGGATGTTCCAGAAGCAGAAAAACAGGAACTTCTTGGCGCGTATGAGGAATACATCGCCGCGTTCAATGCTGAAGACATGGATCGCTATATGGCAACCATCGCTGAAAACCCGGATGGTTTCGACCGTGAAGAAGATCAACAGGCATTAAGTGAAGCCTTTGAAAATTACGATACGACATATACGACAAGCGACGAAACGATCGTCAAATACGAAGAGGACCGGGCGGAAGTGTTCGCCACGATCGATGTGGAAATGAATGAAGCCGGAACAGAGCAAGGAATGCAACAATCCGGCCGCCAAGTGGTCGTTTTCAAAAAAGAGCAGGGCGACTGGAAAGTGACGAGCCTGCATTTCATCGGAAATCAATAA